GCCGCGGGCGCTGGATGGAAGAAGGCCTTACCAAAGATCAGGCGGACATACTGCGGAGCCTGCCGGAACTGGCGGGACTAAAAGAGCCCGCTTTTCAGAAAATCTGCGGTCTAAGCCGGGTGCTGATGGAAGAAAAAACCTTTGAAGGCTGCAGCGGTCTCACCCTTACCGAACGGATGAAACTGATCGTTTCCGGCTATGCGGCCCTGATGCTCGCGGGCGATGTTTCCGACTACTTTCCCGGGCTTCAATCTATTCTCATCTATCCCAAACCCTATATTGCGCCGGTCGAAGACTACGACGAAGCGGGTATTGTGACGAGCGGACACGAGCGCAGGTTCGGTGAATCGTGGGAGTTTGGAAGCCTGGTTCTTGCCTGGAATGAAATCGAGCGGCATATCAGAACGGCTTCACGTGACAATCTTGTGATTCACGAATTTGCCCATCAGATCGATGATGAGCTGGGAATTTCGCTGGAGGTCGAGCGTGTGCTAAACGGCAACGCAGACACCCCCTGGGCGGCAATCATAGCGCGCAAATTTGAGACCTTCAGCCGGAACCCGGGACGGCTGCCCTCGGTCGACACTTACGGCGCCGAAGACCTGCACGAATTTTTCGCCGTGCTTTCTGAACTCTTTTTCACCTACCCCCAACACCTTCGCTCCGATTCAAAGGCCCTTTTTGATGTGATGTGTACCTGCTACAATCAAAAGCCCATTCCCTGAAACCAATGCTATCATGACCATTAAAGAACTGAAAGCCGCATTGTCTTCGCACTCCAATGAAGACCTGAACAGGATTATTAAGGAACTGTACAAAGCGATTCCTAAAAAAACGAGAGAAGAAAAAAACCTTGATGCGCTGATTAAATCACCCGCCTCATGGGATATCAAACGCAAAGCCCCCGCTCAGGAAATAGATACGGATTTCCTGTATAATGATATCTGTACTTTTGAACAGGATGTGCGGGATGGCTACTATGGATCACCCAACCGGTATATTTCGAAGAAAAAGCGTTCCGGCTGGCGTTTTGAAGTCATGCGGTTTTTGAAAGAGCTGGAGACCTTGCAACGCACGGGAATCAAAAGCCCCAAATCTGGTATGGGTGCCCAAAAATTGTATATACTGCTGTGCCTGTGCGAACGATATACCCTACTGGCCTCGCCTTACCCTTTTGAAACCATCAAGCGGGAAAAAGAAGATTTTTTCAAATTTGTGATGGATTTGAAGCGTGGTGTTATTTCCTGGCCGGAATACATCCGGGACGGAGTAACAATTCTCACGGAGACGCACCATGCGATTTACATGTCAGACTTGTCGAATTTTCAGTACTTCACCCAAACGATTAAGTATCCGGAGCTCAGTGAGATGGCTATCGAATATTGCAACAAAAAGCTCAGCGAAGATAGGGTCAAGCCGCTCAACGATAAATACAACAGAGACCGAAGCCCGGATCAGGAAAAAAATGCGCTCAGTTACATCATCTTCTTCTGCTACCTGAACCTGTACGAACCCGATAAGGCCGTAGAAAGCGTGATACAAAATATTAAACCCACCAAAAAAAACGACGGAATTAACAACATTCTTCAACTCCTCAGAGAAGCCCGACTTGACGATGCTTTCCTAAAATTCTATGAAGCATACGCCCCAATGGCAAGCCGGAACATTTACATGAGCAATTTAGAGCACTACAAGCACCTCAAAGACAAAGAATAAAGTGTGCTGAGGGCTTGTAGGTACAGATAATGGAGGGTTGGTTGTAAAAACGAATGCTCGTAGCGGCGAATAGGGGGATTCTAAGAATAATTACGCCAACGCAACCACAGCCCTGAAAGAGCGAAATACCACAGCCCGGGGTGCCACCCCCGGGATTGCGGCCCCACACAAATGGAGCCCTGAAAGGGCGGCATATCATCGGGAGTTGCGTCCCGAATCGTGCGCAACCATTGCGGATACGGCTGATAATGTATTTCGGGAGCCGCACCCGCCTCGCTCCTTCTTTTCATTACTATTCGGGTTGCACTGAATAACAAAGCCTTCGGTCAGCATTCCCACACCCCGTCCCGCCACCATCGGGGCGTTGAATGAGATTTGAGGCTACTCAGGCCTAATCAACCCTAACAAATTCCTACCGGGGCCACCCCTCTCGAGAGGGGAATTTTATATCCCAAATAATATCAACATTATAACTCATAAACGACAAACTGACATACTGTGCGGTGACATACTGAAAATGCCTTCTCGAGAGGGGAATTTGTAAGTCCCGTGATAATCATAGCTTCGGATACCTTAATTTCTTTCTTCTTTTTTGGCTAAGAGTCCTGCAACGCCACGGAACCAAACTCCCCGCTGCGAGAGGGGTGCCCGGGTTGTAGGAGCGATCCTATGTGTCCGCCTGCAAACGGGCGGGGTGTGACCGCCCGGAAGCCGGAATTCGGGCACCTTACGCCACGATAGAAAACATCACGCATTTGTAATGAGCTCAAAAAAAGAATTACCAAAGGCTAACCCAGCCCTGAAAGGGCGGCATACCACAGCCCGGGGTGCCAACCCCGGGATTGCGGCCCCTCACAAATAGAGCCCTGTAAGGGCGGCATATCTTCGGGGGTGGGTTTCGATTCGTGCGCAACCATTGCGGATACGGCTGGTAATATATTTCCGGAGTCGCACCAGCCTCGCTCCTTCCTTTTATAGCGACTCAGCCTGCACTGAAATGCATGGCCTTCGGTCAGCATTTCCACACCCCGTCCCGCCACCACCGGGGCACTGAAAGAGTGTAAAAATAATTCCGGCACCACAAACCCTAACAAATTCCTACCGGGGCCACCCCTCTCGAGATGGGAGTTTTATATCCCAAATAATATCAAGATCAAGATTGGGGCTAAAATGAAACCCTCCATGGGTTTAGAAACCCTTGGAGGGTTGATTTGGCTCAAATATACCATAACCCCGTCATCCCGGAAAGGCCCACACTGAAGCCGAAAAATGCCCCAATGCGGCCGGCCTTATCCGGGATCTGCCAGCTTCGGCCTGAGACAATGCCGGTAGTTGGGCCTCCAATGGCGACCGGGGTCTTTGTGGTTCCGGCTTCCCAGGTCAGCTATTGCATTGCGGTAGTTCAGGCTTGGAAGATCCCGGATAATGCTGCACGCCTTTTCTTAATGGTAAAAAAACGCCGAATGGCAGCATTTCCGGGATGACGGGTTCTTTGTGGGATGGTATTTGAGAGAACAAATTCAGTTTCTTGGATTTGATTTTGATATCCGAAATTGTAGAGACGCGATTCATCGCGTCTCGGATTCACCACGTTTTGAATTACCGCGCTTCCACGCACGGGTGGTCGGGCAAATGATCAGTTTCCAGCCCGATGGGTACCCCACCAACTGCCGCTGTGCCCGTAATTTGGCTTTTTGCCTTCGACCGCCCTTCGGTCTCACCCCGTCCCGCCACTATCGGGGCGTTGAATGAGATTGGAGGATACTCAGGCCTAATCAACCCTAACAAATTCCTACTGGGGTCACCCCTCTCGAGAGGGGAATTTTATATCCCAAATAATATCAATATTATAACCCCAAAATGACATACTGACATACTGTGAGGTGACATACTGAAAAGGCTTTCTCGAGATGGGAATTGATAAGTGCTGTGATAATACCTTTCGTGACCCTATTTAGATAGTTTTTTTGACTTGAAAGTCCTTAAACGCCACGGAACCAAACTCCCCTCTGCGAGAGGGGTGCCCGGGTTGTAGGGGCGGACCTATGTGTCCACCCGCAAACGGGCGGGGTGTGAGCGCACCGGAAGCCAGAATTCGGGCACCTAAGGCCACGAAAAAAAACATCACACACTTGTAATGAGCTCAAAAAAAAAATTACCACAACGTAACCACAGCCCTGAAAGGGCGACATACCACAGCCCGAGGTGCTAACCCCGGGATTGCGGCCCCACACAAATGGAGCCCTGAAAGGGCGGCATATCATCGGGAGTTGCGTCCCGAATCGTGCGCAACCATTGCGGATACGGCTGATAATGTATTTCGGGAGCCGCACCCGCCTCGCTCCTTCCTTTCATTACTATTCGGGTTGCACTGAACTACATAGCCTTCGGTCAGCATTTCCACACCCCGTCCCGCCACCATCGGGGCACTGAAAGAGTGTAAAAATAATTCCGGCGCCACAGACCCTAACAAACTCCTACCGGGGCCACCCCTCTCGAGAGGGGAGTTTTATATCCCAAGTAATAACAACATTATAGCCTAAAAATGACACACTGACATACTGTGCGGCGACATACTGAAAATGCCCTCTCAAGAGGGGAATTGAGCGTATATGAAGCCCGCCGAGCTGATTCCTCTCCAAAAACAAAAAGGGCTGACTTCCAATTAAGAAAATCAGCCCTTGTTTAGTGGCGGGGACAGGATTCGAACCTGCGACCTTCGGGTTATGAGCCCGACGAGCTACCAGCTGCTCCACCCCGCGGTGTAGATTCACAATATAGGGGTCAAATGCCCCCTATGTCAAGCTTTATTTCAGAAGAATTCAAAAAAGCCTGTTTCTACCGGAAATGCCCGTTTTGCTTCATGAGCTGACTTACTTCTTCGATGTAATTCAGGGCTTTGTCTTCGTTGCGGACGGCAATTTCGGTTACGAGTGCATTCACGACAACAGAAAGTGCGGCAATACTGTTGGTGAACAACAGGTTTTCACTTTCAACTGCGAGTACATGATCGCTGTATTCGGCAACAGGTGCCGTCGGCAGGTCGGTGATGCCTACCACTTTTACTCCTTTTTGATTTGCCATAGCTGCGATTTCAATGGTCCGGGCTGAGTATGGCGGAAAGGAAAAGCACAGCAACACATCTTCATCCCCCAGAAACAACAGCTGTTCTTCAAAACTCAGGTGTCCGCTTACTACCGACTGTGCCCGAATGGCGACCTGACAGAGCGAATATGCCGCTAGCTGCGCTACGAGCGCAGAGACCCCAAGTCCGTAGCTGCTGACAGAGCGGCAGCCCGCTATCAGATCAGCGACTTTATTGAAAGCTTCCAAATCCAGGTTCTCAATGGTCTTGTTGATGTTGCTCACATCCTGTTGTGCGACCTGAAATACCGATTTGCCTGCCGCATGCCGGATCAGCTTAAAGCGGTCGGTTTCTGAGTAGCGCTTCTGCACCGAAGCCTGAAGGGCATTTCGAAACAGCATGAATCCGTCGAACCCGAGCCGCTGTGCAAAGCGGACGACCGTTGCTTTGGAGACTCCGCTTCGCTCCCCTATTTCTACGACCGAAAGAAAAGCCGCTTCATTCAGGTTTTTTACTACATAATCAGCTACTGCCCGCTGATTTTTAGGCAGTTGTTCGTACTCAGACGCAATCATGCGCACGAATGCTTCAGCGGTGTATTCTTTCACGGTATTCATTGATCAGGAGTTTGCAGGCCCAAAATATGGTGAAGGTCCAGCTACCTAAGTTTAGGCTTACAGCTCCGCTGCGTCAATGGGTAAAATTAGATCCTGCACCTGCGTTCCGTCCCAGCGGAAGCGCGAGCCGGGCGGCAGGATGTGCGTCACAATGCCGCGCGCACCGAGATTGCCTTCTGCAAAAATACCGCTATCGGCTCCCGAAGCGTCCAGCAAAATCACCTGACTTTCCCCGACCACTTCCACCATACCGTCGCCTGCGAACCAGAGTGCCGTTGCTTCGTCGATACCGGCGGCGAAGGGAACACCTTCATCCAACATCACATTGAACAGCCGGTTGAGACGGCTGCGCCGGATGAAGTGCTGATCCGCGATCATGTTTTGGAGCAAGCCGAGCCCGGGTGTCGTAATTACGTTTTCGTGCCGGATGATGCCGAAAGGCTGCCGTACGCCGTGCCGCTCATCGCCGGTGATCATTACTGCAGACTGAACCGCTGTTCCGGCGCTTGTGCCCGCAATGACTGCACCGTTCTGCCAGGCTTCATGCACCGCAGCCCGCATGGCGTCGGTGCCGAAATAGTGCATAAGCTGACGCTGATCGCCCCCGCTGAACCAGATGCCCGAAGCCGTACGGAGCTGTTCCAGAATTTCGGGCCGGTCGATATCATCATCTTCCAACATCATAATATCGACGGATTTCGCCCCGTAGCCCAGAAACATATCCCGGTGCTCCCAGCCAATCGTATCGGCAATGGCGGAAGCCATGGGAACCACGATAAAGGTTGAATCCGGACTCAGGCTCACAATCAGCTCCATAATTTCCGCAGGACGCGGCCCGCCGCCTATCATCACGAGATGGCCCTGAGATGAAAAAACGGAAAGTTCTTCAAGGGCTGATGGCTGGTCTGAGCTACCGGAACAGGATACGAGCATTGCGCTCATCATCCCAGATAGTACAATCAAAATAAATGTTTTCAGGCTATTCATGGATATGTTGGGTTTCGGATGATGGCGACTGTGCCTTAAATCGTTGGCTTGCCTGTGCGAGCAATGCGCGGATCATGTCCATGCCTGCAAGCATGTCTTCAAGAAGCACAAACTCTTCGTCGGCATGTGGTTTTTGGGCGCCTATGCCCAGATTTACGGCGGGTATCCCCGCTTCCGCGAGCGCATTTGCGTCGCTGCCGCCGGAATAGGTGACCCCGACCGCTTCGAGACCGGCCTGAGCAAGGGCGTTACGGACAAAGCATACGTGCGGGCTGTCAGCTTCGTGCTGATAGGGCGCGAAATCGGGCGTGACTTCAAAATAGAGACTGCCACCGGATTTTTCTGCGACGGAGCGACAGATGGCTTCCCAGCTCTCCAGCACGGCTTTGAGCAAGTTGCCCTTCACCGCCCTGACTTCCCCGTTGAAGCGGCAGCCCGCAGGAATCACGTTCGAAACCGTAAGGTCGCCCCCGCTGATGCCGCCCACATTCGCGGTCACGCCTTTCGGCAGCGGCTGCATGAATATAACGGAAAGGGCTTCAGCCGCCATGGCTATGGCGTTCAGTCCGTCGGAAGGCCGGACTGCAGAGTGTGCGGCACGGCCGGTAAATTCGGCTTCAAAAAGGCTCATCCCCGCACAGCTTTCGATGTACGCGCCGGGACGCAGGGCCGAATCGAGAACCATGGCCATTTCCACATTCCAGGGCTTCA
This genomic stretch from Cyclonatronum proteinivorum harbors:
- a CDS encoding MurR/RpiR family transcriptional regulator, which gives rise to MNTVKEYTAEAFVRMIASEYEQLPKNQRAVADYVVKNLNEAAFLSVVEIGERSGVSKATVVRFAQRLGFDGFMLFRNALQASVQKRYSETDRFKLIRHAAGKSVFQVAQQDVSNINKTIENLDLEAFNKVADLIAGCRSVSSYGLGVSALVAQLAAYSLCQVAIRAQSVVSGHLSFEEQLLFLGDEDVLLCFSFPPYSARTIEIAAMANQKGVKVVGITDLPTAPVAEYSDHVLAVESENLLFTNSIAALSVVVNALVTEIAVRNEDKALNYIEEVSQLMKQNGHFR
- a CDS encoding M90 family metallopeptidase — translated: MFRFLFNRRGRWMEEGLTKDQADILRSLPELAGLKEPAFQKICGLSRVLMEEKTFEGCSGLTLTERMKLIVSGYAALMLAGDVSDYFPGLQSILIYPKPYIAPVEDYDEAGIVTSGHERRFGESWEFGSLVLAWNEIERHIRTASRDNLVIHEFAHQIDDELGISLEVERVLNGNADTPWAAIIARKFETFSRNPGRLPSVDTYGAEDLHEFFAVLSELFFTYPQHLRSDSKALFDVMCTCYNQKPIP
- a CDS encoding cyanophycinase; amino-acid sequence: MIVLSGMMSAMLVSCSGSSDQPSALEELSVFSSQGHLVMIGGGPRPAEIMELIVSLSPDSTFIVVPMASAIADTIGWEHRDMFLGYGAKSVDIMMLEDDDIDRPEILEQLRTASGIWFSGGDQRQLMHYFGTDAMRAAVHEAWQNGAVIAGTSAGTAVQSAVMITGDERHGVRQPFGIIRHENVITTPGLGLLQNMIADQHFIRRSRLNRLFNVMLDEGVPFAAGIDEATALWFAGDGMVEVVGESQVILLDASGADSGIFAEGNLGARGIVTHILPPGSRFRWDGTQVQDLILPIDAAEL
- a CDS encoding M20/M25/M40 family metallo-hydrolase, translating into MKPIDEMLGQAALAEALAPDRYDELQGLIELFSRFATISGVTGKERPVALEVKQYVKSYPLQVFEDEAGTSFGGSQGNLILVPDQHNPDAPALAFLAHLDTVRDTGKTHVLVKEGRITSAGNTQLGADNRWGLTLLLRLIDLYFELPEEARPNIIFVCTVGEEAGMLGAKQLDLKPWNVEMAMVLDSALRPGAYIESCAGMSLFEAEFTGRAAHSAVRPSDGLNAIAMAAEALSVIFMQPLPKGVTANVGGISGGDLTVSNVIPAGCRFNGEVRAVKGNLLKAVLESWEAICRSVAEKSGGSLYFEVTPDFAPYQHEADSPHVCFVRNALAQAGLEAVGVTYSGGSDANALAEAGIPAVNLGIGAQKPHADEEFVLLEDMLAGMDMIRALLAQASQRFKAQSPSSETQHIHE